In a single window of the Zea mays cultivar B73 chromosome 5, Zm-B73-REFERENCE-NAM-5.0, whole genome shotgun sequence genome:
- the LOC100279092 gene encoding uncharacterized protein: MDVYIAEEYVAQRRAERRAARVAAAARCGEEKARADSEQKRRWTEDGKRPADGGDAGGGAAAAWLQAGEDAVLSYLSA; the protein is encoded by the coding sequence ATGGACGTGTACATCGCGGAGGAGTACGTGGCCCAGCGGCGCGCCGAGAGGAGGGCCGCGCGCGTCGCCGCGGCCGCACGCTGCGGAGAGGAGAAGGCGCGGGCGGACAGCGAGCAGAAGCGGCGGTGGACGGAGGACGGCAAGCGGCCTGCCGACGGCGGCGATGCCGGCggtggcgccgccgccgcctggcTGCAGGCAGGGGAGGACGCCGTTCTCAGCTACTTGTCGGCTTAG